The segment GGCAATTCACTGCCGAGGATGCCAGGATAAAACTACGCCGCCTCTATCCGACAATTGATGGTTGACGAGACACTAGTGAACAACAGCGTTAAGATTTTCCATTCCGCAAAATTAAAAGATATCACCAAAGGACCGAAGGCCTTGACCGTCACACTGGAATTTGCCGAAAACCGCACCAAAAGGCTCCAGGTGGATGCAGTTCTTGTTTCAGTCGGCCGCACGCCCAATCTTGCGCCGCTCAATTTGCAGAATCTGTCGCTTTCACCCGATAGCCAGGGAGAACTGCCCACCGACCATCATTGTCGTGTCCGGCAGAACATCTATGCTGCCGGCGACGTGACGCAACACCCCGATCTGGTAAACATTGCCGAAATGGAAGGCCGCTATGCGGTCAAACACATGTTCAATATCCAGCAGCGTCCGCTGAGCTACCACAATATGTCTACCGTCATGTTTTTTTACCCGGCCGTGGCTGCCGTCGGTCTGAACGAAAGAAACTGCCAGGAGCAGAAAATACCCTACCGAGTGGCCAACTACGCCAATGCCTTGCTGCCTAGAGCCATAGCCATGCGGGCACTGAACGGATTTGTTAAAATCATCGTCAGCAATGATGGCGACCAACTGATTCTGGGCATGCGGGCCGCCGGACCTCAGGTTTCCCATACCATCATGTCCATTGCTTTCCTGATGGATCTGGGCCAGGGCATCCAAGATGTGTTGAAAACCCTCCATCCCCACCCCACCATGTCGGAAGGAATACAGGAGTGTATCCGATTGCTCTTGGGAGAATCGATTTTCAAGCCCCACACCTTTCCACAATACCTGAAAATCAAGAACTGGCACCCCGAAAGGGGTTTTGAAAAAGACTGAAAGGTTCTTCTATCAACACCCATAACCCCCTGATAGGGGGCCGGTTAGGTTTAAAAGCCTTGACCTGTAGTAGCTATCGTGCTATTCTTATTGAGAAAAATTAAAGGTTTGGCCATGGATTTTTTAAGAAAAATCGCCGATTCTTCCCCGCTTCCGGCCGGAGGTGCGGCGGTTGCTTATACCTTGGGACTGGCCATCGGGCTGCTCAATAAAATTATCCTGCTGGAAATACACCGGCAGGCCGATCAGCCGGAACTTGAAAAAAATCTCATGACCGCCAAGAAAGAACTTGAACAGTTATTGAAGGATGTCGAACTGCTGGTGAAACAGGATGCTGAAACCTTTGAAAGATTCCGCCATTCCCGGCGAACGGGCGACCGGGTTATAATCGAACAGGAGTTTAACGGTGTCATCGAAGTGAGCATGAAAGTCATGCAAAATTCAGACGCCGCCTTTGAATGGATCCGGCGGTTATACCCCATCGTTCCGAATCGGATGCTCCCCCATCTGCTGGTTGCATCTGAATTGATTATGGGTTCCATCAACGGCAGCGCCCATGTGGTGCGCGCCAATCTTCAAGGGATCAAATCATCACAAAAGAAAAATAATTATTTGAAAATGCTGGCTAATCTGCAGACGGACTATCAACAAAAGTATAGCGATATTTTAGATAAGCTGTTGCCAGAGTCTTGATAATTGAACGGATCCGTCTGTCCATCAATAATTTCAACAAAAGAAAAGGTTGATGAAAGTGGCCAAAGAAAAAAAAGAAAAAAAAGGGACCGATTCCACTGCTGATTCCATTAATGCCAAAGTCAAATTCGAAATTTACGGCGAAGAAATGATCGAAAAGATGGTTAAACTCAGCGGCAACAGCGGCAGGGTTTACCTGCCGCCCGACTGGGTCGGGCATCAGGTCAAAATAATCCGGATTGATTAATAATTTATTAACAAAGGAGCCTGTCCGTGCAAAAAGTCCTTATCAGAAGACTAAAAAAAGAGGATGTCCAGGATATTCGTAAAATTCATGCTGCTATTACAAAAACTTCCGTTAAGGCGGATTTTACGCGAACCGTTAAAGAACAGGCCATGCAGAAGGAGGGCGCCAGTTTTGCCGCCGAAATCAACGGCAAGGTGGTGGGTTATATGGTCAGCTATATCCTTTCCGGCGGATTCGGGATCGGTAAAAGCGCCTGGATTGCCATGCTGGGAGTAGACCCCCAATACATGGGCCAGGGCATCGGCGCGAGCCTGGCCGAGGAAATTATCAAATTCTATAAGAAAAAAGGAATCAAGGATATCTATACTTCCGTAAGGTGGGACTCGGCGGACCTGTTGTCATTTTTCAAAACGCTTGGGTTCGACCGCAGCAACTTTATCAATCTCCGCCTCCGAAAAAACATAAAATAACTTACTTATATTATATTGTATTTTACCATATACCCGTGTGGGAAAAGGTTGAAATGGGGTGACCGGATGGTACGCTTTCCCCTCATTATCCCACGGCTTGACCCGGGGCGGAAATTTAAGGCACTGACGGTGGCAAAGCCGTTTCCAGCGCCCTCGTTATTTTTTTCATTCTATTTTTTTACTTCGTCAACAAAAACCCTGATGTATCTCAAGCTTGACAATATCAGCGCCAATCCGATGCCGGTGTACAAAATGGCCAGATAGCGCTTTGGAATCGCTGAATGACGAAGCCATATCCCCGCCGTGGCCATCACCATAATGACCAGGTAACTTTTCCAGGTAATAAAAGAGAACAGGCATTTCTTCTCAACCATCGGAAGTATGCGCTCGATATTTTTATCGACAATCTTGAGAAATCCAAGATGATGTATCAACAACGCCAACACGACTCCGAAACCGAAAAACACAAAAGCGATTGTTCCGGGGGATTCCGACAGCCATGAATAGGCGAAAACCAAAAGCATTGCGCCGACACAGAGCCAGATAAAGCCTGCCAGAAACAACAGGACCCCTTTCGTCACAGCAGGTTTAAATATGTCTCTTTTTCTCAAGTTGCCTTATTTCTCTGAAACCTTGCATTATACACGATGAAGAATTCTGCCTTCTTGCTAGCGTCAAGTTTGAAATCAAATCTTCAGATCCGTGTCAGGTACCGTTTTTTTTAAATACCACACGCACATCTGACATTGCAACATGCCATGAGATCATGCAACCTTTATAGCGGTTGTCAAAAAAACGTTCCGTTATTCCAACGTTTTTTTCTACAACCGCTTATACCGCAATTCATTTTTTCGGAACTTTATTATGGAAAGCGGTATAAAGTCCGGAAAGTGCAAATGAGAGCATTCAAGAGGCCAGCGCACATTATCTTAAGATGCTGCCGAGCGCCCGTGCAATCGCGTTCTCGATTAAGAGCAGAAAATTTCGATCGGTATTATCTGAAATGCCGCTGACTGTTTTTTCCTTGACACTCTTTGGCCTTTGGTTTAGTTATTTTATAGCTATAATGTAGTCAATTCGGCCATCAAGCCAAGACAGTCGAATCGATCAACACTCGAATAAAACATTTGAAAATCCGTCGCATTTAGGCTAGAGGGTGATGATAGCGCTCAGGGGCTTAAATGTGACCGAACCAAAGCTAAATAAAGGATCAGGAGGGCAACTTGAAAATTCTCACAACAGTAAAAAAAGTAGTTGATGTGGAGTTGAACATCCACGTAGAGAACGGGGCCATAGTTGAAAAAGGGCTGCAGTATGTCATGAATGCCTGGGATGAAAATGCTGTGGAATCCTCTGTCCAACTTAAGGAAAAAAACGGAGCGGAAACGACCCTGGTGAGCATCGGAGGCGGCGACAACACCGACATCATCCGTAAAGGATACGCCATGGGTATTGAAAACGGAATTCATATCGATGATCCGTCGCTGGTCAAAGCAGATTCCTTTGCGTATGCCAGGGTATTGCAGAAGGTGTATGAAAAGGGAAATTATGATCTTGTTATCGCCGGCAAACAAGCCCAGGATACGGATAATGGTCAGACCGGAATTATTTTGGCCGAGTACCTGGGATTGCCTTGTGTCAGCAATGTGATTGCCATCGAAGTGATGGACGATAAGCACATTAAAGTATCCCGGTTGGGGGACACCGGAACCGAAACAGTCGAACTGGCGCTGCCGGCTGTCGTCACGGTTGATGTTACGATTAATGAACCGCGACTGCCCCAAATGCGCGGTATCATGATGGCAAAGAAAAAAGCCATCAATGTGATGGACCTGGCGGCTCTCGGTCTGTCGCCTGATGAAGTCGGAGGCGCTGCACCAAAATCGGAGATTGTTGAATTTATCGCACCGGAATCGCGCAAAGGCGGGCAAAAATTTGAAGGCGAAGCCGCCCAAATTACCGCCCAGGTCGTGGCGCTTTTGGCCAATGAAGCAAAGGTGATATAACGAAATCAAAATATCATTTACGATTATCTTTGGATACTAACCGAATCTATAAAAGGAAAACAATATTATGGCTAAAGTACTCGTAATTGCAGACATCAAACAAGGTGAGCTAAAGGGCAGCACCGCTGAACTTTTGTCAAAGGCCAAAGCCATGGGGGCGGAAACGGCAGTGGTGGCGATTGGCAGTAATATCGAATCGTTGATTCCCGGCCTGGTAAACGCCGGCTCCGATACGCAATATGTCGCCGATGACCCCGGACTGGAGCTGTTTTCAGCCGGTCCATACGCATCCTGTGTAGTCGACGCTGCCAAACAATTTGACGCCAATCTGATCTGGTTCGGTTTTTCCGAAAGCGGCAAAGCCGTCGCCCCGAGGGTTGCGGCTCAGATGGATGCCGCCTGTGCCACCGATATTACCGACGTGACGCTCCAGGGAGATCAAATCGAAGTCAAAAGACCCGCCATCACAAATAAAGTGATTCAACGCGTCAAGGTCAATACCGGGCAACTGGTGGCAGTCGTCAGAGCGGGCGCATTCGAAGCCACGGAAGGAACCACCGGAACCGAAAACGTCATCAAGCTCTCCCCCCCGGCGCCTGATCTAAAGGCCGTTATCAAGGAAATCGTATCGGAAGCAAGCGGTGAAATCGATCTTACGGATGCCAATGTCGTCATCTCAGTGGGCAGAGGCGCAAAGGACCAAACCGGTGTCGATATCGTAAAAGATCTGGCCAACGATTTAAACGCCGGTTTTGGCTCTTCCCGTGCGATGGTGGATGCGGGGTTCATGCCCCATTATAAGCAAGTCGGACAAACCGGTAAAATTGTAGCGCCCGCCCTATATATGGCAATCGGTATTTCTGGGTCCATCCAGCACCTCGCGGGCATGAAAGGCTCTAAAGTGATTCTGGCTGTTAATAAAGACCCAGAAGCTCCCATATTCAATGTGGCTGACTATGGTATCGTCGGAGACCTCTTCGAGGTGGTTCCGATTCTCCGCGAAGAGATTAAAAAGGTTAGAACAACCGGTTAATTTCGATATTGCAAACATGCCCCTCAGGTCCAGGGCCCCAATGAATACCCGTGTCGGAAAAAACGCCATGGGGCGTTGGAATAGTGGAATGTTGGAACAATGGGTTGAACGGGTTAACTATAGTTGATGAGGTAACGATGAATCCTCTCTTGATGTCTCTCCTGCTCATTGTGGCGCTAACGGTTTTCGGCCGTACGATGCTTCGCAAGATTCAACTGTTGATGGCGCTCGAGCCCGCCGACAGAGCCAATCATCTGAAGGACCGACTGAAAAACATGGTCATTATAGCCATCGGTCAAAAACGCTTGGCCGGAAGGGCAAAAGAAAGAAGTTCGGGGTTGATGCATGCGTTCATTTTCTGGGGATTCTGCGTTTTATTGATTCGCAGCATAAATTTATACGGGCAGGGTTATCACGAAGGATTTCAGTTGCCGTTTTTAGGCGACGGCTATCTGCTCGGGTATCTCTATGCGGCCTTAAAAGATATCACGGAAGGGATCGTCTTATTGATGATCATCTGGGCGATTTTTCGTCGGGCCGTTCTAAAACCAGTGCGGATGCACAACACCATCGAGGCCTATCTGGTCTTAGGTCTGATCGGAATTTTGATGGTATCCGATCTGCTGCACGACGGCGCGCGCTACAATCTAATTCAATTATATAATAACCCGGACAGCATTCATTATTTTAATAATCCGCAATATGGTTCCGAATTTCTTTGGACGCCCATATCGACGGGAGCGGCCGCCCTGATATCAGGATTAAGCGCGGAAGCCAACACCCATATTATGGTCTTCATGTTTTGGCTTCACATCTGTACGCAGCTCACATTTTTGAATATCCTTCCTTTGGGAAAACATTTTCATGTGATCACCGCACTTCCCAACGTATTTCTCAAAAGCCTGGGCTACCCCCATGAAAAACCCAGACTGCTGGAATTGGAAAATGAGGCCGCCTGGGAGGAAGAGTCCCTGGGAATCAACCATATTCATCAACTTAACTGGAAACAGGGCCTGGACCTTTACACCTGCACCGAATGCGGACGTTGCAAAGAAGTCTGCCCGACCTATACCACCGACAAACCGCTGAATTTGCATGAATTCAATGACAACCTGAAGCGCGAGCTATTAGAGAATGCAGACAATATCGTCAAAAGAGCCCGGTTGTCCGCCACCATCAAGCAAAACCAGGATCCCGCACAGATTGAAACCCTTAAGGAGCAGATCACCGCACTTAACAGCAAAAAGCAGTTGGTCGGCGAGGTCATCGCCGAAGACACGCTTTGGGCATGCACGACCTGTCGTGCCTGCGAAGAAGTTTGCCCGGTGACCATTGAACATGTGCCCAGAATCATCGCCATGCGGCAGGGGCAAACCTTGATGGCGGAAGCGTATCCCAAGGAGCTGAACACGGCCCTGAAAGGACTTGAACGCAACGGCAACCCGTGGGGAATCGGGTATGACAAACGCGCTGATTGGGCCCAAGGATTGGACGTCAAAATAATGGCGGACGATTCGAACGTCGATTATCTCCTTTGGGTCGGATGTGCCGGTTCGTTCGATGATCGATCTAAAAAAGTATCGACGAGCCTGGTCAAGATTCTGCAAAAGGCCAGGATCAGCTTCGCGATCCTGGGCGTGGAAGAAAAATGTACCGGCGATTTTGCCAGGCGTGTCGGCAATGAAATGTTGTTCCAAATGATGGCCCAGGAAAACATTGAAACCCTGAACAACTATAACGTCAAAAAAATCATCACGGCGTGTCCCCATTGTCTCAATGCGTTGAAGCATGACTATCCCCAAATGGGGGGAATTTACGAGGTGATCCATCATGCCGAATTCATCCATGGACTCGTTAAAGCGGGAAAAATCAAATTAAAACAATCGCTGGAAGGCGCCCTGACCTATCACGATCCCTGTTACCTGGGGCGATATCATAACGTTTTCGAACAACCCAGATCGATCCTGCGCTCCGTTTCCAAGGAGGGGCTTAAAGAACTCGACCGCCATGGCCGGGAAAGCTTTTGCTGCGGCGCCGGCGGGGGCAGGATGTGGATGGAGGAGACCATCGGCAAACGGATTAATCGGGAGCGTTCCGAAGAAATCGTCGGAAAGGGGGTCTCAACCGTTGCGGTGGGCTGCCCCTTCTGCCTGACGATGATCGAAGACGGCATGAAAGATCTGGGCAAGGAAGAAGAGATTCGAACGCTGGATCTTGCCGAGATAGTCGAAAAAAATATGGTGTAAAAGATGCCGCCCGTCTGCAGAAAATCGGAGCGCGATGATGGCAACTGACCCCAAACCGGTTCGGATCATTCCCAAAGAAAAAGCCGTATTCCGGCTCGATAAGCACGGCAACTGGCTGTCCGATGATGAAAAATTCACGAATCAGCGGATCATCCGTTATTTTCACTCCTGCATCAAAAAGGACCCGGACGGATTCTATTTAGAACAGGAACATTCGCATCATAT is part of the Desulfobacterales bacterium genome and harbors:
- a CDS encoding FAD-dependent oxidoreductase, which produces MVDETLVNNSVKIFHSAKLKDITKGPKALTVTLEFAENRTKRLQVDAVLVSVGRTPNLAPLNLQNLSLSPDSQGELPTDHHCRVRQNIYAAGDVTQHPDLVNIAEMEGRYAVKHMFNIQQRPLSYHNMSTVMFFYPAVAAVGLNERNCQEQKIPYRVANYANALLPRAIAMRALNGFVKIIVSNDGDQLILGMRAAGPQVSHTIMSIAFLMDLGQGIQDVLKTLHPHPTMSEGIQECIRLLLGESIFKPHTFPQYLKIKNWHPERGFEKD
- a CDS encoding cyclodeaminase/cyclohydrolase family protein → MDFLRKIADSSPLPAGGAAVAYTLGLAIGLLNKIILLEIHRQADQPELEKNLMTAKKELEQLLKDVELLVKQDAETFERFRHSRRTGDRVIIEQEFNGVIEVSMKVMQNSDAAFEWIRRLYPIVPNRMLPHLLVASELIMGSINGSAHVVRANLQGIKSSQKKNNYLKMLANLQTDYQQKYSDILDKLLPES
- a CDS encoding DUF2080 family transposase-associated protein — translated: MKVAKEKKEKKGTDSTADSINAKVKFEIYGEEMIEKMVKLSGNSGRVYLPPDWVGHQVKIIRID
- a CDS encoding GNAT family N-acetyltransferase — translated: MQKVLIRRLKKEDVQDIRKIHAAITKTSVKADFTRTVKEQAMQKEGASFAAEINGKVVGYMVSYILSGGFGIGKSAWIAMLGVDPQYMGQGIGASLAEEIIKFYKKKGIKDIYTSVRWDSADLLSFFKTLGFDRSNFINLRLRKNIK
- a CDS encoding electron transfer flavoprotein subunit beta/FixA family protein, coding for MKILTTVKKVVDVELNIHVENGAIVEKGLQYVMNAWDENAVESSVQLKEKNGAETTLVSIGGGDNTDIIRKGYAMGIENGIHIDDPSLVKADSFAYARVLQKVYEKGNYDLVIAGKQAQDTDNGQTGIILAEYLGLPCVSNVIAIEVMDDKHIKVSRLGDTGTETVELALPAVVTVDVTINEPRLPQMRGIMMAKKKAINVMDLAALGLSPDEVGGAAPKSEIVEFIAPESRKGGQKFEGEAAQITAQVVALLANEAKVI
- a CDS encoding electron transfer flavoprotein subunit alpha/FixB family protein; translated protein: MAKVLVIADIKQGELKGSTAELLSKAKAMGAETAVVAIGSNIESLIPGLVNAGSDTQYVADDPGLELFSAGPYASCVVDAAKQFDANLIWFGFSESGKAVAPRVAAQMDAACATDITDVTLQGDQIEVKRPAITNKVIQRVKVNTGQLVAVVRAGAFEATEGTTGTENVIKLSPPAPDLKAVIKEIVSEASGEIDLTDANVVISVGRGAKDQTGVDIVKDLANDLNAGFGSSRAMVDAGFMPHYKQVGQTGKIVAPALYMAIGISGSIQHLAGMKGSKVILAVNKDPEAPIFNVADYGIVGDLFEVVPILREEIKKVRTTG
- a CDS encoding (Fe-S)-binding protein, with the protein product MNPLLMSLLLIVALTVFGRTMLRKIQLLMALEPADRANHLKDRLKNMVIIAIGQKRLAGRAKERSSGLMHAFIFWGFCVLLIRSINLYGQGYHEGFQLPFLGDGYLLGYLYAALKDITEGIVLLMIIWAIFRRAVLKPVRMHNTIEAYLVLGLIGILMVSDLLHDGARYNLIQLYNNPDSIHYFNNPQYGSEFLWTPISTGAAALISGLSAEANTHIMVFMFWLHICTQLTFLNILPLGKHFHVITALPNVFLKSLGYPHEKPRLLELENEAAWEEESLGINHIHQLNWKQGLDLYTCTECGRCKEVCPTYTTDKPLNLHEFNDNLKRELLENADNIVKRARLSATIKQNQDPAQIETLKEQITALNSKKQLVGEVIAEDTLWACTTCRACEEVCPVTIEHVPRIIAMRQGQTLMAEAYPKELNTALKGLERNGNPWGIGYDKRADWAQGLDVKIMADDSNVDYLLWVGCAGSFDDRSKKVSTSLVKILQKARISFAILGVEEKCTGDFARRVGNEMLFQMMAQENIETLNNYNVKKIITACPHCLNALKHDYPQMGGIYEVIHHAEFIHGLVKAGKIKLKQSLEGALTYHDPCYLGRYHNVFEQPRSILRSVSKEGLKELDRHGRESFCCGAGGGRMWMEETIGKRINRERSEEIVGKGVSTVAVGCPFCLTMIEDGMKDLGKEEEIRTLDLAEIVEKNMV